A genomic region of Alicyclobacillus sp. SO9 contains the following coding sequences:
- a CDS encoding RNA polymerase sigma factor, giving the protein MTHEEQKRMLHELYERHYRDVYRYARYLLGSHEEALDAVQETFLRAFRGIHSFKQKSTIKTWLLSITRHYAIDYLRKHGVSSNKHSSLSDHFVMADPTRSSDMKMEIENALKCLKHDYRQVFILRNVMDLSVRDTAAILRWSESKVRTTLHRSNMQMREFLGVDMKGGASHRV; this is encoded by the coding sequence ATGACGCACGAAGAACAGAAGAGAATGCTTCATGAACTATATGAGCGACATTATCGTGACGTTTATCGTTACGCACGATATTTATTAGGAAGTCACGAAGAGGCTCTCGACGCCGTTCAAGAAACGTTTCTGCGTGCGTTTCGTGGAATTCATAGTTTCAAGCAAAAATCCACCATCAAAACATGGCTGTTATCCATTACACGTCATTACGCAATCGATTACCTCCGAAAACATGGTGTTAGCTCTAACAAACACTCCAGCTTGAGTGACCATTTTGTGATGGCAGACCCTACTCGATCATCGGATATGAAGATGGAAATCGAAAATGCACTCAAATGCCTCAAGCATGATTATCGTCAGGTCTTTATCCTTCGTAATGTAATGGATTTATCGGTACGAGATACCGCAGCTATCTTGAGGTGGTCTGAGAGCAAAGTAAGGACTACTCTGCATCGATCCAATATGCAAATGAGAGAGTTTCTTGGAGTCGATATGAAAGGTGGTGCGTCACATCGTGTCTGA
- a CDS encoding transposase encodes MNYCLNQWEKLVTFLKDGNLEVENNRSERSMEPFVFGKKVLVV; translated from the coding sequence GTGAACTATTGCCTGAACCAATGGGAGAAGCTCGTAACATTCTTGAAAGATGGGAATCTGGAAGTCGAGAATAATCGTAGCGAGCGGTCTATGGAACCTTTCGTTTTTGGGAAGAAAGTCTTGGTTGTGTGA
- the tnpB gene encoding IS66 family insertion sequence element accessory protein TnpB (TnpB, as the term is used for proteins encoded by IS66 family insertion elements, is considered an accessory protein, since TnpC, encoded by a neighboring gene, is a DDE family transposase.), with translation MFGAFDLEQRVYLAPGPTDLRRSIDGLSVLVKEVLELDPFSPCLFVFCNRNRDKLKVLHWSHNGFWLHYRRLEKGRFQWPDASHTGPIVMGQRELRWLLDGLSLQQKKAHPKVTARTII, from the coding sequence ATGTTTGGGGCGTTTGACCTGGAGCAACGTGTATATCTAGCACCAGGACCTACGGACCTGAGGAGATCGATTGATGGACTTTCTGTCCTGGTAAAAGAAGTGCTGGAGCTCGACCCGTTCTCGCCGTGCCTCTTTGTCTTTTGTAACAGAAATCGGGATAAGTTAAAGGTCTTGCACTGGAGCCACAATGGGTTCTGGCTCCACTACCGCAGGCTGGAGAAGGGACGGTTTCAGTGGCCGGATGCCTCTCACACGGGACCCATTGTCATGGGTCAGCGAGAGCTTCGATGGTTGCTGGACGGACTGTCGTTACAGCAGAAAAAGGCACATCCAAAAGTCACTGCAAGGACCATCATTTAG
- a CDS encoding group II intron reverse transcriptase/maturase: MKGRKPIHRKERTVNSDLDVIAQYQSEFRGFAQYYLLAYNAHQLHSLKRTMELSLARTLANKYKTTVNKIFKKYRTTRETDGQSYKVFQTEVEREGKKPLVAYFGGFKLGFKKATVIEDTLLTGNVYSIKSQLIDRLLKDTCELCESRGNIEMHHVKKLKDLKNNGRKEKPEWMKRMITMRRKTLAVCHECHTSIHSGTYNGKRLATTNVD, from the coding sequence ATGAAGGGTAGAAAGCCTATCCATCGGAAGGAAAGGACGGTCAACTCTGATTTGGATGTTATCGCCCAATATCAGTCCGAATTCCGCGGATTCGCTCAATACTATTTACTTGCTTATAATGCTCATCAGCTACACAGTCTCAAGAGAACCATGGAATTGTCTTTAGCACGTACCCTCGCGAATAAATATAAAACGACGGTGAACAAAATTTTCAAAAAGTATCGAACTACTCGTGAAACGGATGGACAAAGCTACAAGGTGTTCCAAACAGAAGTGGAGCGAGAGGGTAAAAAGCCGTTGGTCGCGTACTTCGGAGGGTTTAAGCTTGGATTCAAGAAAGCCACCGTCATTGAAGACACATTGCTGACAGGAAACGTATACAGCATCAAGAGTCAACTCATTGACCGTCTGCTTAAGGATACGTGTGAACTGTGTGAATCCAGAGGGAACATTGAAATGCATCACGTTAAGAAGCTAAAAGACCTCAAAAATAACGGTAGAAAAGAAAAACCCGAATGGATGAAGCGGATGATAACGATGAGGAGAAAAACACTCGCCGTATGTCATGAATGTCATACAAGCATCCACTCAGGTACATATAACGGTAAGAGACTAGCAACCACTAATGTTGATTGA
- a CDS encoding DinB family protein, with protein MNFSMKEAIEVLERTPKTLEYFLSGLSDGWLQCNEGEGTWNVSQVIGHLIEAEKNNWIPRLEFILQEGENKPFPPFDRYSHLNEGSDRPIEQKFLEFETIRTLNISKLKVLIEPELHLELTGYHPAFGIVKLRELLSTWVVHDLTHLAQIVRVMAERYRSDVGSWKEYLSILKRNE; from the coding sequence ATGAATTTTAGTATGAAAGAGGCTATTGAGGTTCTTGAACGTACCCCAAAAACACTAGAATATTTTCTATCTGGTTTATCGGATGGATGGCTGCAATGCAATGAAGGGGAAGGGACGTGGAATGTTTCTCAAGTAATTGGGCACCTCATTGAGGCAGAGAAAAACAACTGGATTCCAAGATTAGAATTTATTCTTCAAGAAGGTGAAAATAAACCGTTTCCCCCATTTGATCGTTATTCTCACTTAAATGAAGGCTCTGACAGACCGATTGAACAAAAGTTTCTTGAATTTGAGACAATAAGAACACTAAACATAAGCAAACTTAAAGTTCTTATCGAACCTGAATTGCATCTTGAATTGACGGGCTATCACCCTGCATTCGGCATCGTGAAGTTAAGAGAATTACTTTCTACCTGGGTCGTACATGATTTAACGCATCTTGCACAAATCGTGCGGGTTATGGCAGAGAGATATAGATCCGACGTAGGATCGTGGAAAGAATATTTAAGTATATTGAAACGTAACGAGTGA
- a CDS encoding SpoVR family protein, which translates to MNQAEMQDLQDGIERIMEIANEFGLKYFPMRFEVCPADIIYTFGAYGMPTRYNHWSFGKSFHRMKMDYDFGLSRIYELVVNSDPCYAFLLDTNSVLENKTVAAHVLGHSDFFRNNAAFAMTSRDMVDRMASNAQRIHSYELEYGRDRVEKLLDAGMALQQHVDASRTGKQWRTRAEHDGKAALSGGPEATPSRRQTPYDDLWNLDGGGDGNGGTGAGSASSADKGKADTKSSRRKIPPFPERDVMWFLIHHSPILEEWERDVLSLLREEMLYFWPQLETKIMNEGWASLWHLRIMRELDLPETDAVDFAKMHSGVVMPSRTSINPYHIGLAIWQDIEKRWDKPSKEERERFGREPGQGRNKIFEVREMENDVSFLRNYLTKELVEELDLYLYEKVGNEWRIVEKDWEKIRDQICASRTNGGIPLVAVNDGDYNQNGELYLKHAYEGVELDIKYMEHTMPYLHQLWGRNCHLQSVVENRDVVFTYDGKKMMRKFM; encoded by the coding sequence ATGAACCAAGCAGAGATGCAGGACTTACAAGACGGAATCGAACGGATTATGGAAATCGCAAACGAGTTTGGCCTGAAGTACTTCCCAATGCGGTTTGAAGTCTGCCCGGCAGATATTATTTATACTTTTGGCGCCTACGGGATGCCCACCCGCTACAACCATTGGAGCTTCGGAAAGTCCTTTCATAGAATGAAGATGGACTACGATTTTGGGCTCAGCCGTATTTACGAACTAGTGGTCAACTCAGATCCCTGTTATGCATTTTTGTTGGACACTAACTCCGTCCTTGAAAACAAAACAGTGGCCGCACACGTTCTCGGCCACTCAGACTTCTTCCGCAACAATGCTGCCTTCGCAATGACTTCGCGGGACATGGTCGATAGAATGGCCTCCAATGCCCAGCGTATCCACAGCTATGAACTGGAATATGGGCGCGACAGGGTAGAGAAACTGCTAGATGCCGGCATGGCGTTGCAACAGCATGTGGATGCATCGAGGACCGGAAAACAGTGGCGGACGAGAGCAGAACATGATGGGAAAGCGGCCTTATCTGGTGGTCCTGAAGCCACGCCGTCGCGCCGCCAAACCCCATATGACGATTTGTGGAACCTGGATGGTGGGGGGGACGGGAATGGCGGAACGGGTGCAGGGTCGGCCAGTTCGGCGGACAAGGGGAAGGCGGATACGAAATCTTCGCGGCGGAAAATCCCGCCTTTCCCGGAACGGGATGTGATGTGGTTTCTGATTCACCACAGCCCCATTTTGGAAGAGTGGGAGCGGGATGTTTTGTCTCTGCTGCGGGAGGAGATGCTGTATTTTTGGCCGCAGTTGGAGACAAAGATCATGAACGAAGGTTGGGCTTCGTTATGGCACCTGCGCATCATGCGGGAGCTGGATCTGCCTGAGACAGATGCCGTAGACTTTGCCAAAATGCACTCAGGGGTCGTGATGCCGTCGCGGACTTCCATCAACCCGTACCATATTGGTCTGGCTATCTGGCAGGACATCGAGAAGCGGTGGGATAAACCTTCGAAAGAAGAGCGAGAACGGTTTGGGCGAGAACCTGGGCAGGGTAGAAATAAGATATTTGAGGTAAGGGAAATGGAGAACGACGTGTCATTTCTGCGCAACTACCTGACGAAGGAATTGGTGGAGGAGCTGGACCTCTACCTGTACGAAAAGGTCGGGAATGAGTGGCGTATCGTGGAGAAGGATTGGGAAAAAATTCGCGATCAAATTTGTGCATCACGCACTAACGGCGGCATCCCGTTGGTTGCCGTGAATGACGGCGACTACAACCAGAACGGCGAGCTCTACTTGAAGCATGCTTATGAAGGTGTGGAGCTAGATATCAAATATATGGAGCACACGATGCCATATTTGCACCAGTTGTGGGGCCGCAACTGTCACTTGCAGTCGGTTGTGGAGAACCGCGATGTCGTGTTTACGTATGATGGGAAGAAAATGATGCGGAAATTTATGTGA
- a CDS encoding IS110 family transposase, producing MIILTSSLFVGIDVGSQENVVCCLTQDDEKRPVSRFTVTNNRPGILEFQDRISKLAKQKQAEEILFGLEHTGCYSTHAAMYLQRHLDFGVQRRVYVFNPSLIREFKKSHYLSAPKNDRVDAWFIAAKLRTGLLPHPFTWSEPLMALQRLTRARYHLMQDLSRESNFLMTNLYLKFSDYSSTGPFKRNKLSATSIAVMEEFESVEELCEMPLERLIEFLVAHGKNRFENPEVVAKVLQKAARSSYRLPQSMSDSVNLAMASSIRVIRTVQEQLKALRKGIEDHLATIPQTLDSIPGIGPILASGIVAELDVSQFKSHAEAAKHAGLAWTVHQSGKFTANRTRLIHSGNRYLKYYMVEAANSVRVHDPVFAEYYAKKRAEPKEFAEGRTLALTARKLMRVVFYLLKTNRLYTPEGGVRQRA from the coding sequence GTGATTATATTGACTTCCTCCTTGTTTGTCGGAATTGATGTAGGCAGCCAAGAGAACGTGGTTTGCTGCTTAACACAGGACGATGAGAAACGACCTGTGAGTCGATTCACCGTTACCAACAATCGTCCTGGGATTTTAGAGTTTCAGGATCGTATCTCCAAGCTGGCAAAACAGAAACAGGCTGAAGAGATTCTCTTTGGTCTCGAACATACTGGATGCTACTCAACCCATGCCGCCATGTATCTGCAACGTCATTTGGACTTTGGTGTTCAGCGTAGGGTCTACGTCTTTAACCCCAGTCTTATCAGGGAGTTTAAGAAATCCCATTACCTGAGTGCCCCCAAGAACGATAGAGTAGATGCCTGGTTTATCGCAGCTAAGCTTCGGACAGGCCTTCTCCCGCATCCCTTTACCTGGAGCGAGCCGCTCATGGCGTTGCAGCGCTTGACGCGAGCCCGCTACCACCTGATGCAGGATCTGTCTAGAGAGAGCAACTTCCTCATGACGAACTTGTATCTCAAGTTCAGTGACTACAGCAGCACAGGTCCCTTTAAGAGAAACAAGCTCTCGGCAACTTCCATTGCTGTCATGGAGGAATTCGAATCCGTTGAGGAACTCTGTGAGATGCCCCTTGAGCGTCTCATTGAATTCCTTGTGGCACATGGCAAGAACCGATTCGAAAATCCTGAGGTCGTTGCTAAAGTGCTACAGAAGGCTGCTCGCTCCTCGTACCGGCTACCCCAGTCGATGTCGGACTCGGTCAATCTCGCAATGGCTTCTAGTATTCGCGTGATTCGAACGGTACAAGAGCAACTGAAGGCACTACGCAAAGGAATTGAGGACCACTTGGCGACGATCCCGCAAACCCTTGATTCCATTCCCGGTATCGGTCCCATTCTTGCTTCCGGCATTGTAGCTGAGCTGGATGTAAGCCAGTTTAAGAGCCACGCGGAAGCCGCTAAACACGCCGGGCTCGCTTGGACCGTTCACCAGTCCGGGAAATTCACAGCCAACCGAACTCGACTGATTCATTCTGGCAACCGCTACCTCAAGTACTACATGGTTGAAGCGGCAAACAGTGTCCGGGTGCACGACCCTGTTTTCGCCGAGTACTATGCCAAGAAGAGAGCGGAGCCAAAGGAATTTGCCGAGGGACGTACCCTTGCGCTTACAGCCCGGAAACTGATGCGAGTGGTCTTCTATCTGCTAAAGACCAACCGACTTTACACTCCGGAAGGAGGGGTCCGACAACGCGCATAA
- a CDS encoding tyrosine-type recombinase/integrase, protein MGHFHAAPTGSILLRPLHYLWFAADKDVTLQSIALEVSRVPQLKNPTTEKFILSEDALNTIFIQPAGNRMGLRNRTMMILLYDSAVRLAEMLNLEVNDICLDKKNPYIRVMGKGSKERVVAIHVKTAKHIREYLQVYRSRDNPETDLLFYTIIRGRAGKMSEGNVERFLQQYADQARTLCPEIPLRVHPHMLRRTRATNLYQNGVELALVSRILGHAYLDTTRVYAKPSMAMMREAMNSFRVAQPEDERPLWTGSEEEMAKLNGLR, encoded by the coding sequence GTGGGTCATTTTCATGCCGCCCCTACTGGGTCAATTTTACTCCGGCCGCTACACTATCTGTGGTTTGCAGCAGACAAAGATGTCACCCTACAGTCCATCGCCCTTGAGGTGAGTCGCGTTCCTCAACTCAAAAACCCTACGACTGAGAAATTCATTCTTTCCGAGGATGCCCTGAACACCATTTTCATCCAACCAGCTGGTAACCGCATGGGATTACGGAACCGGACAATGATGATCTTGCTATACGATAGTGCAGTTCGGCTAGCAGAGATGCTAAACCTTGAGGTAAATGATATCTGCCTGGACAAAAAAAATCCGTATATCCGTGTAATGGGCAAAGGTAGCAAGGAACGCGTTGTTGCTATCCATGTAAAAACAGCCAAACATATCCGGGAATATCTTCAGGTGTATCGCTCGCGGGACAATCCAGAGACCGATTTGTTATTCTATACCATTATTAGAGGCAGGGCTGGGAAGATGTCTGAGGGCAACGTGGAAAGGTTTTTACAGCAGTACGCAGACCAGGCTAGAACACTGTGTCCCGAAATACCGCTACGGGTTCATCCCCATATGCTACGACGAACAAGGGCTACAAACCTGTACCAGAATGGAGTGGAACTTGCACTGGTGTCCAGAATCCTTGGCCATGCCTATCTTGATACCACCCGAGTCTATGCCAAGCCTTCTATGGCTATGATGCGAGAAGCAATGAACTCATTTCGAGTAGCTCAGCCGGAAGATGAAAGGCCACTATGGACCGGATCTGAAGAGGAAATGGCCAAGTTGAACGGTCTTAGGTAA
- a CDS encoding TOMM precursor leader peptide-binding protein — MNIVMLHDSSILGKHIFTTWLQKYSQSIGARLVDNCSLDELENFHPVLVILVSDGPSEFEQLALETCRDFKFNILTVLGRGTTVLVGPLELIDVYGCSTCLQLRWENTFDRSLLNLFQQVGAIVEPMSLEMSPSALLTLADIVTYEIQLLILESSNSVKAKTKGKVGVYENTEDIEWVPVVPSHDCPRCRCIARDDPALARIQFESHRIKDLETLRVEILDFKRLEDLFVHRKVGYISAVNASWSGERYVQADAHIYTPAGDELTGYGLGLSMTDAKQSAVLEVLERSCGFQAVSRRPVVFGKQSELGDVAVKPSRFGLHSHELFQSPHHTLEPFDEEREYSWVWAHSTRYNQSILIPEQIAYYGPTADEKRFIAESSNGCAIGGTVEEAVLHGVFEVLERDGFLNMWYGKIPVPELRLGNHCPTKTYEAFHYLVENGFEVRLFNISHDLNIPAICAVAINRENDYPKVVSGSACHLNPYQAVYASLRELTVQVLNLQHMPEERRRQAIAMFLDPTKIKHIPDHVAVAGLPEAYPSWEFLLGTENHSECLSIEESYTDVARRYQVDSSDIRLVLGSVLDDLHGRGFDVIVMNQTSVELSYGGLYAVKALIPGMTPITFGYGFQRVQGLSRLFELPHRMGYSPRVLKEKDLNQDCHPFS, encoded by the coding sequence ATGAACATTGTTATGCTCCATGATAGCTCGATATTGGGTAAACACATTTTTACTACATGGTTGCAAAAATACAGTCAAAGTATTGGAGCCCGTCTGGTGGACAACTGTTCACTTGACGAGCTAGAGAACTTCCACCCTGTACTTGTCATTTTAGTATCTGATGGGCCTTCTGAATTCGAGCAATTGGCATTGGAAACATGCAGGGATTTCAAATTTAATATCCTTACTGTGTTGGGGAGAGGAACGACGGTCCTAGTTGGTCCACTGGAACTTATAGATGTATATGGATGCTCGACCTGCTTGCAATTGCGGTGGGAAAATACTTTCGATCGTAGTCTTCTCAACTTGTTTCAGCAAGTCGGGGCTATCGTGGAACCCATGTCTCTGGAGATGTCTCCATCGGCTCTTCTAACCTTGGCAGACATCGTAACCTATGAGATACAGTTACTTATCTTGGAATCCTCGAACTCTGTAAAGGCCAAGACGAAGGGAAAAGTTGGTGTGTACGAAAACACGGAAGACATCGAGTGGGTGCCAGTCGTGCCAAGTCACGATTGCCCTCGATGCCGCTGTATTGCAAGAGACGATCCCGCTCTTGCCCGCATACAATTCGAATCTCACCGCATCAAAGACCTTGAAACGCTCCGAGTTGAAATTTTGGATTTCAAGCGTTTGGAAGATTTGTTCGTGCATAGAAAGGTCGGTTATATTTCAGCCGTCAATGCGTCTTGGTCTGGAGAGCGCTATGTCCAGGCCGATGCTCATATCTATACGCCTGCTGGGGATGAATTGACTGGGTATGGATTGGGTCTATCCATGACAGACGCGAAGCAATCTGCAGTACTTGAAGTGTTGGAGCGTAGCTGCGGGTTTCAGGCTGTAAGTCGACGTCCCGTCGTTTTCGGCAAGCAGTCGGAATTGGGCGACGTAGCAGTAAAGCCATCGCGGTTCGGATTGCACAGTCATGAGTTATTCCAGTCGCCTCACCATACACTTGAACCCTTTGATGAAGAACGGGAGTATTCATGGGTTTGGGCACATTCTACAAGATATAATCAGTCTATTCTCATACCGGAGCAGATTGCCTATTATGGACCAACTGCTGACGAGAAGCGGTTTATTGCGGAATCCTCTAATGGGTGCGCAATTGGAGGGACTGTGGAAGAAGCTGTCCTGCATGGCGTTTTCGAAGTTCTCGAGCGGGATGGATTTTTGAATATGTGGTACGGTAAGATACCTGTGCCTGAGCTCAGACTGGGTAATCATTGTCCTACTAAAACGTATGAAGCATTTCATTACTTAGTAGAGAATGGATTCGAAGTGCGACTGTTTAACATATCTCATGATCTTAACATTCCCGCAATTTGTGCTGTGGCGATCAACAGAGAGAACGACTATCCGAAAGTGGTTAGCGGATCGGCCTGTCATTTGAATCCCTATCAAGCTGTCTATGCGTCACTTCGCGAATTAACTGTCCAAGTGCTTAACCTTCAACACATGCCGGAAGAAAGACGTAGACAGGCAATTGCCATGTTCTTGGATCCGACAAAAATCAAGCATATTCCCGATCACGTTGCAGTAGCTGGTTTGCCCGAGGCTTACCCAAGCTGGGAATTTCTATTGGGGACGGAAAATCACAGTGAGTGTCTGTCAATTGAAGAGTCGTATACTGATGTAGCTCGACGATATCAGGTCGATTCATCAGACATTCGATTGGTCTTAGGTTCAGTACTTGACGATTTACATGGACGCGGATTTGATGTTATTGTAATGAATCAAACCAGTGTGGAATTATCCTACGGCGGACTATACGCCGTGAAAGCGTTAATACCTGGAATGACTCCTATCACATTTGGCTATGGTTTTCAAAGAGTTCAAGGGCTTTCCAGACTGTTCGAATTGCCTCATCGAATGGGATATTCCCCACGGGTGCTGAAAGAAAAAGACCTAAATCAGGATTGCCATCCGTTCTCTTGA